The Rhea pennata isolate bPtePen1 chromosome Z, bPtePen1.pri, whole genome shotgun sequence genome includes a region encoding these proteins:
- the MRPL17 gene encoding large ribosomal subunit protein bL17m isoform X1, producing the protein MRLSAAAAISHGRVYRRLGLGPRSRLDLLRNLVTALVRHERIEAPWARADEMRGYAERLIDYAKLGDTNERAMRMADFWLTEKDLIHKLFKVLAPRFQPHPGKYTRLLQIPNRDSLDRAKMAVIELKGNPFPPLIRPRCNTEKTLLNQLLKGYREDVQRAAAPQAPEGTAVPATAETAGNLVCKSDFR; encoded by the exons ATGCGGCTGTCGGCGGCGGCCGCCATCTCGCACGGGCGCGTGTACCGGCGGCTGGGCCTGGGCCCCCGCTCGCGCCTCGACCTGCTGCGCAACCTGGTGACGGCGCTGGTGCGGCACGAGCGGATCGAGGCGCCGTGGGCGCGCGCCGACGAGATGCGGGGCTACGCGGAGcgg CTCATCGACTACGCCAAGCTGGGGGACACCAACGAGAGGGCCATGCGCATGGCGGACTTCTGGCTGACG GAGAAGGACCTCATCCACAAGCTGTTCAAGGTGCTGGCGCCGCGCTTCCAGCCGCACCCCGGCAAGTACACCCGCCTGCTGCAGATCCCCAACCGGGACAGCCTTGACCGTGCCAAGATGGCAGTCATCGAGCTGAAGGGGAACCCCTTCCCGCCACTCATCCGCCCGCGCTGCAACACCGAGAAGACGCTGCTCAACCAGCTCCTGAAGGGCTACCGGGAGGACGTGCAGCGGGCCGCAGCCCCGCAGGCCCCCGAGGGCACCGCTGT GCCTGCCACTGCTGAGACAGCTGGAAACTTGGTTTGCAAGTCCGACTTCCGCTGA
- the MRPL17 gene encoding large ribosomal subunit protein bL17m isoform X2: MRLSAAAAISHGRVYRRLGLGPRSRLDLLRNLVTALVRHERIEAPWARADEMRGYAERLIDYAKLGDTNERAMRMADFWLTEKDLIHKLFKVLAPRFQPHPGKYTRLLQIPNRDSLDRAKMAVIELKGNPFPPLIRPRCNTEKTLLNQLLKGYREDVQRAAAPQAPEGTAVDLNSN; this comes from the exons ATGCGGCTGTCGGCGGCGGCCGCCATCTCGCACGGGCGCGTGTACCGGCGGCTGGGCCTGGGCCCCCGCTCGCGCCTCGACCTGCTGCGCAACCTGGTGACGGCGCTGGTGCGGCACGAGCGGATCGAGGCGCCGTGGGCGCGCGCCGACGAGATGCGGGGCTACGCGGAGcgg CTCATCGACTACGCCAAGCTGGGGGACACCAACGAGAGGGCCATGCGCATGGCGGACTTCTGGCTGACG GAGAAGGACCTCATCCACAAGCTGTTCAAGGTGCTGGCGCCGCGCTTCCAGCCGCACCCCGGCAAGTACACCCGCCTGCTGCAGATCCCCAACCGGGACAGCCTTGACCGTGCCAAGATGGCAGTCATCGAGCTGAAGGGGAACCCCTTCCCGCCACTCATCCGCCCGCGCTGCAACACCGAGAAGACGCTGCTCAACCAGCTCCTGAAGGGCTACCGGGAGGACGTGCAGCGGGCCGCAGCCCCGCAGGCCCCCGAGGGCACCGCTGT TGATTTAAATAGCAACTGA
- the ARHGEF39 gene encoding rho guanine nucleotide exchange factor 39, with the protein MNDSSLPFMAGANTVEEQRARWERKRSRTAKELLETEHKYLEQLDLVVTFFVTILKAKGTLKPAVLETIFGPLESIYLASQVFSLHLERGNLGLGLENLCQKLELYGHYSEKLEQANKILKEQLKQNKSFRRFKKLQESRPQFQGKKLEDLLPLPLQRLHQYKHFLRDLLENASPDNMEYQKLAKTVKCVSEVSRWVQDIIRNRENSLQLLRVQKLLKGQKTKVLAPGRWYIREGWLLVVPSKGEELKRRMFFLFSDIFIATKPCHPLHLLNSNKFTCQAVYPLQECTVDKVFGHTQSQGGLLSLSFLHKTLLLMSSDQQDINDWYQSLTAAIRQLKA; encoded by the exons ATGAATGACTCGTCCCTGCCGTTTATGGCTGGAGCAAACACTGTTGAAGAGCAGAGGGCCCGCTGGGAGAGAAAGCGCAGCCGGACAGCCAAGGAGCTACTGGAAACTGAACACAAGTATCTTGAGCAGCTGGATCTGGTGGTCACA TTCTTCGTGACAATTTTAAAGGCCAAAGGGACGCTAAAACCTGCTGTGCTGGAGACCATATTTGGACCCCTAGAATCCATATATTTGGCCAGCCA GGTTTTCTCACTTCACCTGGAGAGAGGGAATTTGGGACTAGGACTGGAAAATTTATGTCAGAAATTGGAGCTTTATGGCCACTATTCTGAGAAATTGGAGCAGGCAAATAAAATCTTGAAG GAGCAGCTGAAGCAGAATAAGTCATTTCGACGATTTAAGAAGCTCCAGGAGTCTCGACCTCAGTTTCAAGGGAAGAAGCTAGAGGATCTGCTTCCTTTGCCCCTGCAGAGATTGCACCA GTACAAACACTTCCTCAGAGACCTGCTGGAGAATGCCAGCCCAGACAACATGGAGTACCAGAAACTTGCAA AGACTGTGAAATGTGTTTCTGAAGTATCTCGATGGGTCCAAGACATCATTCGCAATAGAGAGAACTCACTGCAGCTACTTCGGGTTCAAAAACTGCTCAAAGGACAGAAGACCAAGGTGTTGGCCCCAG GGCGCTGGTATATCCGGGAAGGCTGGCTTTTGGTGGTGCCTTCAAAGGGAGAAGAACTGAAGCGCAGgatgttcttccttttttctgatATCTTTATTGCGACAAAGCCATGCCATCCGCTGCACCTGTTGAACTCAAACAAATTCACATGCCAGGCTGTTTACCCACTTCAGGAGTGCACTGTGGATAAAGTGTTTGGCCACACGCAGAGCCAGGGAGGGCTTCTCAGT ctttcctttctgcATAAGACACTTCTGTTGATGTCCAGTGACCAACAAGATATTAATGACTGGTATCAGAGTCTCACAGCTGCAATTAG GCAGCTGAAAGCCTGA